In the genome of Acetobacter oryzifermentans, one region contains:
- the mfd gene encoding transcription-repair coupling factor: MTAQTGAQKRIATVWGVPEGYDALLLARRARDHKGPVLHIARNDAAMARLNDMLAFVAPDVEVLRFPAWDCLPYDRVSPNPSIVAERVSTLTRLLEPAKGRPRLVLATVNAVVQRVAPRKTFEGQSLSIRTGESLDQGFLIELLIANGYTRTDTVMEAGEFATRGGIFDLYPAGAGEPLRLDLFGDEVENIRAFDPGSQRSTAKRDGLTLCPVSEFSLDKESISRFRTGWRDAFGPAATSDPLYEHISDGRRHPGIEHWLPLFHDHLETLFDYLPDVAVSLEHQAEDVLKARLEMIEDHYQARRQPVREGEIPYRPLPPHLLYLDEKGWDASLARVPVVAFSPYAQPEGAGGVDVGGRPGKMFSKIVPGAQREQVFTLLGDQVKEWAQVKRCAFVAAWTKGSRERIATLLREHGVPTQTYETWEQAHKAKPGPVGLLTLGLERGFVADDLAFVSEQDLLGERIGRPPRRRRRADELIAEASELSAGDLVVHQDYGIGRYDGLETVSVGVAPHDCLRLLYDGGQKLYLPVENIELLSRFGSDQAGVALDKLGGTAWQNRKSQMKKRIRDMAGELIRTAAMRALKEAPELVPPEGQWDEFCARFPFVETDDQARAIADVLEDMSSGRPMDRLVCGDVGFGKTEVALRAAFVAAMSGGQVAVVVPTTLLARQHYRTFAARFEGFPIKVAQLSRMVTGKEATAVRKGIADGSVNIVIGTHALLAKTVQFASLELLIIDEEQHFGVSHKEKLKALREDVHVLTLSATPLPRTLQLSLSGVREMSLIATPPTDRLAVRTFIMPFDSVVIREAIQRERFRGGQIFCVAPRIEDLDRLAERLTAIVPDARLIQAHGRLSATELERVMTEFSDGKYDILLSTNIVESGLDMPAVNTLIIHRADMFGLGQLYQLRGRVGRGKQRGYAYLTWPQTHVLSASAEKRLEVMQTLDTLGAGFTLASHDLDLRGAGNLLGDQQSGHVREVGIELYQQMLEDAVADLRSDKNRWAAEDRDWTPNIVMGLPVLIPDEYVTDLPVRLGLYRRISALASDAELEAMEAELIDRFGSLPPEVKNLLDIVELKRLCRQAGVERVEAGPKGMVLQFRNNTFRNPAGLVQWMGKWKDGTVRLRPDHKMAVVRELTNVQRIDLARRVLKDLAGMCEKVMEMA; this comes from the coding sequence ATGACAGCACAAACAGGCGCACAAAAGCGGATAGCAACCGTATGGGGCGTGCCAGAAGGGTATGATGCCCTTTTGCTGGCCCGCCGTGCGCGGGATCATAAAGGCCCCGTGCTGCATATTGCGCGTAATGATGCAGCTATGGCCCGCCTGAATGATATGCTGGCCTTTGTAGCGCCTGATGTGGAAGTGCTGCGTTTTCCCGCATGGGATTGCCTGCCGTATGACAGGGTTTCTCCCAATCCTTCCATTGTGGCTGAGCGTGTTTCCACCCTTACGCGCTTGCTGGAACCCGCAAAAGGTCGCCCACGGCTTGTGCTGGCTACGGTGAACGCCGTGGTGCAACGTGTTGCCCCACGTAAAACGTTTGAGGGGCAATCCCTTTCTATCCGCACGGGGGAAAGTCTGGATCAGGGCTTTCTGATCGAGTTGCTGATCGCCAATGGTTACACCCGCACGGATACCGTGATGGAAGCCGGGGAGTTTGCAACCCGTGGCGGTATTTTTGATTTGTATCCGGCCGGGGCGGGTGAACCCCTGCGGCTTGATCTGTTTGGCGATGAAGTTGAGAACATCCGGGCGTTTGATCCCGGTTCCCAGCGTTCTACCGCTAAGCGCGATGGGCTGACACTTTGCCCTGTTTCCGAATTCTCATTGGATAAGGAAAGCATTTCACGCTTCCGCACTGGCTGGCGTGATGCTTTTGGCCCCGCAGCAACGTCTGACCCACTTTATGAACATATTTCAGACGGGCGCAGGCATCCGGGCATCGAGCACTGGCTGCCTTTGTTCCATGATCATTTAGAAACGCTGTTTGATTATCTGCCCGATGTGGCTGTTTCACTCGAACATCAGGCAGAGGATGTGCTTAAAGCCCGGTTGGAAATGATAGAAGATCACTATCAGGCCCGCCGCCAACCTGTGCGGGAAGGGGAAATACCTTACCGTCCGCTGCCTCCACATTTGCTCTATCTGGATGAAAAAGGGTGGGATGCCAGCTTGGCTCGTGTGCCTGTGGTGGCATTTAGCCCCTATGCACAACCCGAGGGCGCCGGAGGTGTGGATGTAGGTGGCCGCCCGGGCAAGATGTTCTCCAAAATTGTACCCGGTGCCCAGCGTGAGCAGGTGTTTACGCTCTTGGGGGATCAGGTAAAGGAATGGGCGCAGGTTAAGCGCTGCGCTTTTGTAGCCGCATGGACCAAAGGCTCGCGCGAGCGCATTGCCACATTACTGCGAGAGCACGGCGTACCCACCCAAACATATGAGACATGGGAGCAAGCCCACAAAGCCAAACCCGGCCCGGTTGGTTTGCTGACCCTTGGTTTGGAACGCGGCTTTGTTGCGGATGATCTGGCGTTTGTTTCTGAACAGGATCTGTTGGGTGAACGTATTGGTCGTCCACCGCGCCGTCGCCGTCGTGCTGATGAACTGATTGCCGAAGCCAGTGAACTTTCAGCCGGTGATCTGGTGGTGCATCAGGATTACGGGATAGGCCGTTATGATGGGCTGGAAACAGTAAGTGTAGGCGTAGCCCCGCATGATTGCTTGCGCCTGCTGTATGATGGCGGACAGAAACTCTACCTGCCTGTAGAGAACATTGAACTGCTTAGCCGCTTTGGATCAGACCAAGCTGGTGTTGCGCTGGATAAGCTGGGCGGCACGGCATGGCAGAACCGTAAATCGCAAATGAAAAAGCGCATCCGCGATATGGCGGGTGAGCTTATCAGAACCGCCGCCATGCGGGCGTTGAAGGAAGCGCCAGAACTGGTTCCGCCGGAGGGGCAGTGGGATGAGTTCTGTGCCCGCTTCCCATTTGTAGAAACGGATGATCAGGCACGCGCTATTGCTGATGTGCTGGAAGATATGTCCTCCGGCCGACCAATGGATCGGCTGGTGTGTGGTGATGTCGGCTTTGGTAAAACCGAGGTAGCATTGCGCGCGGCGTTTGTGGCGGCCATGTCTGGCGGACAAGTGGCTGTTGTGGTGCCCACCACTTTGTTGGCGCGGCAGCATTATCGCACCTTTGCCGCACGGTTTGAGGGCTTTCCCATCAAGGTGGCGCAACTTTCCCGCATGGTAACGGGTAAGGAAGCAACAGCAGTGCGTAAGGGCATTGCAGATGGCAGCGTGAACATTGTTATCGGTACGCATGCACTGCTGGCCAAAACGGTTCAGTTTGCCTCGCTCGAACTGCTGATTATTGATGAAGAACAGCACTTTGGCGTGTCTCATAAGGAAAAGCTGAAAGCCCTGCGTGAAGATGTGCATGTGCTTACACTTTCCGCCACACCATTGCCGCGTACGCTCCAACTCTCGCTTTCCGGCGTGAGGGAAATGAGCCTGATTGCCACCCCACCAACAGACAGGCTGGCGGTGCGCACTTTCATCATGCCGTTTGATAGCGTGGTGATAAGGGAGGCCATCCAGCGCGAACGCTTCCGTGGTGGGCAGATTTTCTGCGTGGCCCCGCGTATTGAGGATCTGGACAGGCTGGCCGAACGGCTTACGGCCATTGTGCCCGATGCTAGGCTGATACAGGCACATGGCCGCCTTTCCGCCACCGAACTGGAACGGGTGATGACCGAGTTTTCAGACGGTAAATACGATATTCTGCTCTCCACCAATATTGTGGAAAGTGGGCTGGATATGCCCGCAGTGAATACGCTGATTATCCATAGGGCGGATATGTTTGGCCTTGGGCAGCTTTACCAGCTGCGCGGGCGTGTGGGGCGTGGCAAGCAACGAGGTTATGCTTACCTCACATGGCCTCAAACACATGTGCTTTCAGCTTCTGCGGAAAAGCGGCTGGAAGTAATGCAAACGCTGGATACGCTGGGTGCTGGCTTTACGCTGGCCTCGCACGATCTGGATTTGCGTGGCGCGGGTAATTTGCTGGGCGATCAACAATCCGGCCATGTGCGTGAAGTAGGGATCGAACTGTACCAGCAGATGCTGGAAGATGCCGTGGCCGATCTGCGCTCAGATAAAAATCGTTGGGCCGCAGAAGATCGGGATTGGACGCCCAATATTGTCATGGGTCTGCCCGTATTGATCCCTGATGAATATGTAACAGATTTGCCCGTCCGGCTTGGGCTCTACCGCCGTATCAGCGCGCTGGCATCTGATGCGGAGCTGGAAGCCATGGAAGCCGAGCTGATAGATCGCTTTGGTTCTCTGCCGCCGGAGGTAAAAAACCTTCTGGATATTGTAGAGCTTAAGCGCCTGTGCCGTCAGGCCGGGGTAGAGCGTGTAGAGGCTGGCCCTAAAGGCATGGTGCTGCAATTCCGTAACAATACCTTCCGCAACCCGGCAGGGTTGGTGCAGTGGATGGGGAAATGGAAGGATGGCACAGTCCGCCTACGCCCAGACCATAAAATGGCGGTTGTGCGCGAACTGACGAACGTGCAGCGCATAGATCTGGCCCGGCGTGTTTTGAAAGACCTGGCTGGTATGTGCGAAAAAGTAATGGAAATGGCCTAA
- a CDS encoding DUF945 family protein: MFYLRHPLVEMKQYTFLSLSVLGAVSIYATVTAAPAFAAPPSGCAVVSRASGQETAQGVTYQNLVLRTPDGGTTFKAGHLTLHGSGETPEATHDLADAASLLLMSAMTGHHNAACTDWLNTQGKRVLAGLQAGKSYDLTWQNATLAHGAAQVTVNTARYQMQGGSATASASLGMDGVSFHNVANQDLLPTAAHATFSLPAAEVPALMSAIGGRSASAPAVHATISSFDATQGEASLHGNGVATLTGNVNNTSASGHLEITNLETLIDKARTAKQMKLAAGMVVARLVSHKHGEQNTWDTKWESGVLTVNGFPIPLK; encoded by the coding sequence CTGTTTTACTTACGGCACCCTTTGGTTGAAATGAAGCAGTATACTTTCCTGTCCCTCTCCGTTCTCGGTGCTGTGAGCATTTATGCCACAGTTACTGCGGCTCCGGCTTTTGCGGCCCCTCCTTCTGGCTGCGCGGTGGTTTCCCGCGCTTCTGGGCAGGAAACGGCGCAAGGCGTTACCTACCAGAATCTGGTGTTACGCACGCCAGACGGCGGCACAACCTTTAAGGCTGGCCACTTAACCCTGCATGGTTCTGGCGAAACGCCCGAAGCCACGCATGATCTGGCAGATGCGGCCTCTCTGCTCCTGATGTCCGCCATGACGGGGCATCACAATGCCGCGTGCACAGATTGGCTGAACACACAAGGCAAACGCGTGTTGGCAGGCCTGCAGGCCGGTAAAAGCTATGATCTAACATGGCAAAACGCCACGCTAGCGCACGGGGCTGCACAGGTAACTGTTAATACCGCGCGCTATCAGATGCAGGGCGGCAGTGCGACGGCTTCGGCATCATTGGGGATGGATGGAGTAAGCTTCCATAACGTTGCCAATCAGGATCTGCTACCCACAGCAGCCCATGCCACGTTCTCGCTTCCTGCTGCGGAAGTGCCCGCCCTTATGAGCGCCATTGGTGGCCGCAGTGCCAGCGCTCCGGCTGTGCATGCCACCATTTCCAGCTTTGATGCCACGCAGGGTGAGGCTTCTTTGCATGGCAATGGTGTAGCAACGCTGACAGGCAATGTGAACAACACATCAGCCTCTGGGCATCTGGAAATTACCAATCTGGAAACACTTATTGATAAGGCCCGCACCGCCAAACAGATGAAGCTGGCCGCAGGCATGGTTGTGGCCCGTTTGGTCAGCCACAAACATGGTGAACAGAATACGTGGGATACAAAATGGGAAAGCGGCGTACTCACCGTAAATGGCTTCCCCATTCCGCTTAAATAA
- a CDS encoding bile acid:sodium symporter family protein — protein MRFLKMDPFLMGLVSAVLLATFFPCHGVAVPVFRWLSISLIALMFFLQGARLSRKAVVDGLVAWKLHLLILCCTFVLFPLLGLLGHALLPNLMQPEIWMGVLFLCCLPSTVQSSIAFTSIGGGNVPAAVCAATASNVLGIFITPVLVGLILSKHGGAAGNPLDIVYQLLLPFILGQVLQPWLGPWAHRNKKLLSFSDRGSVLVVVYAAFSDAVMQGLWHKLPVTEMGVIALVDAVLLFVVLGITIFAGRAFGLPLKDEIAVVFCGSKKTLASGVPMANVLFPPASVGMIVLPLMMYHQIQLFVCAVLARRFARMTQQAEQHEQKPEIRHAS, from the coding sequence GTGCGGTTTTTGAAAATGGACCCTTTTTTAATGGGGTTGGTCAGTGCTGTGCTGCTGGCAACGTTCTTTCCCTGTCATGGGGTAGCTGTGCCGGTTTTTAGGTGGCTTTCCATTAGCCTGATTGCCCTAATGTTTTTTTTGCAAGGAGCAAGGCTTTCTCGCAAAGCTGTGGTGGATGGCTTGGTTGCGTGGAAGCTGCACCTGCTTATTTTGTGCTGCACCTTTGTGTTGTTCCCTTTGCTGGGGCTATTGGGCCATGCGTTGCTGCCTAACCTGATGCAGCCTGAAATCTGGATGGGCGTGCTGTTTTTGTGCTGCCTGCCTTCTACGGTACAGTCTTCCATTGCCTTTACATCCATTGGTGGGGGCAATGTGCCTGCGGCGGTGTGTGCGGCCACGGCCTCCAATGTTCTGGGTATTTTTATTACGCCCGTTTTGGTGGGGCTGATTCTGAGCAAGCATGGGGGCGCGGCCGGTAACCCGCTGGATATTGTTTACCAGCTTTTGCTGCCGTTTATTTTGGGGCAGGTGTTGCAACCGTGGCTTGGCCCGTGGGCGCACCGTAATAAAAAGCTTCTGTCTTTTTCAGACCGAGGCTCTGTGCTGGTAGTGGTGTATGCAGCGTTCAGTGATGCCGTTATGCAAGGGCTGTGGCACAAGCTACCTGTAACAGAAATGGGCGTGATTGCGCTGGTGGATGCTGTGTTGCTGTTTGTTGTGCTGGGCATTACCATTTTTGCCGGTCGTGCTTTTGGCCTGCCACTTAAAGATGAAATTGCCGTGGTGTTCTGTGGCTCCAAAAAAACGCTGGCATCTGGGGTGCCTATGGCCAATGTGCTGTTCCCGCCTGCATCGGTGGGGATGATTGTTCTCCCACTTATGATGTATCACCAGATCCAGCTTTTTGTGTGCGCTGTTCTGGCCCGCCGTTTTGCCCGTATGACACAGCAGGCAGAACAGCATGAGCAAAAGCCAGAGATACGTCACGCATCCTGA
- a CDS encoding pyridoxal phosphate-dependent decarboxylase family protein, whose protein sequence is MAGLDPENWEELRTLGHRMLDDMLESIKNVAKGPVWQPMPDTLRQNFKQASLPHSAQALEGLYEQFANTVQPYAVGNRHPRFMGWVHGGGTAQGMLAEMLAAGLNANLGGRNHAPVEVERMVIRWAAEMFGFPDTTSGVLVTGSSMANFIAILTASRAVPDGTDLREQGVAGRKLVGYAAQTAHGCVARAFDMAGLGMKALRRVPVDAAFRLDMQALRRMVAQDRADGYEPFLVVGTAGTVDAGSVDPLDDLADYAKAEKLWFHVDGAFGALAQLAPDYAPLLKGLERADSLAFDFHKWAQVPYDAGCVLVREQGRQAATFAQSLAYLSREDRGLAADAPWFCDLGPDLSRGFRALKVWFTLAGFGTQGLGNVVAQSCTVAQYLASRVADTPGLTLLAPVTLNIVCFRVDVPDVDDLDTLNAELVKDLQESGIAAPSTTRIYGKLAIRAAIVNHRTTKEDADIMLAGLVDLAQARLGRPLA, encoded by the coding sequence GTGGCCGGGTTAGATCCAGAAAACTGGGAAGAATTGCGCACACTAGGCCACCGCATGTTGGACGACATGCTTGAGTCCATAAAAAACGTGGCAAAAGGCCCCGTGTGGCAGCCTATGCCAGATACATTGCGGCAGAACTTTAAGCAGGCTTCTTTACCCCACAGCGCACAGGCGCTTGAAGGGCTGTATGAGCAGTTTGCCAATACAGTTCAGCCTTATGCTGTCGGTAATCGGCACCCACGTTTTATGGGGTGGGTGCATGGCGGCGGCACGGCGCAGGGCATGCTGGCAGAAATGTTGGCTGCGGGCCTAAATGCCAATCTGGGTGGGCGCAACCATGCACCAGTAGAAGTGGAACGCATGGTTATCCGCTGGGCAGCGGAAATGTTCGGCTTTCCGGATACTACCAGCGGTGTGCTGGTAACCGGTTCTTCCATGGCCAATTTTATTGCCATTCTTACGGCCAGCCGCGCAGTGCCAGATGGTACGGATTTGCGCGAGCAAGGCGTGGCAGGCCGTAAGCTGGTAGGATACGCCGCACAAACGGCACATGGCTGTGTAGCCCGGGCATTTGATATGGCCGGATTGGGCATGAAGGCCCTGCGCCGCGTGCCAGTAGATGCCGCATTTCGTCTGGATATGCAGGCGCTACGCCGCATGGTGGCGCAGGATAGGGCAGATGGATACGAGCCTTTTCTGGTTGTCGGCACGGCAGGTACTGTAGATGCCGGGAGTGTGGACCCGCTGGACGATCTGGCAGATTACGCAAAGGCCGAAAAGCTCTGGTTTCATGTAGATGGCGCATTTGGGGCGTTGGCGCAGTTGGCGCCAGACTATGCGCCATTACTCAAGGGGCTGGAGCGAGCCGATAGCCTTGCCTTCGATTTTCATAAATGGGCACAGGTACCTTACGATGCAGGCTGCGTGTTGGTGCGTGAACAGGGGCGGCAAGCGGCAACCTTTGCACAGTCCTTAGCCTATCTCTCGCGCGAGGATCGTGGGTTGGCGGCGGATGCCCCGTGGTTTTGTGATTTGGGGCCAGATCTTTCACGCGGCTTTCGTGCGCTTAAGGTATGGTTCACGCTGGCGGGGTTTGGCACCCAAGGGCTGGGCAATGTGGTGGCGCAATCCTGCACGGTGGCGCAGTATCTGGCATCCCGCGTGGCGGATACGCCCGGCCTTACGCTGCTGGCTCCGGTAACACTGAATATTGTGTGTTTTCGGGTAGATGTGCCTGATGTGGATGATCTGGATACGCTTAATGCGGAACTGGTGAAGGATCTTCAGGAAAGTGGCATTGCCGCGCCATCTACCACGCGCATTTACGGCAAGTTGGCTATTCGTGCGGCTATTGTAAACCACCGCACAACCAAGGAAGATGCAGATATCATGCTGGCTGGCTTGGTAGATCTGGCGCAAGCCCGTTTGGGCCGCCCGCTGGCCTAA
- the cobT gene encoding cobaltochelatase subunit CobT: MADRTKGPSAPNTPSLSREQAEKRADTFKQATSAALRAIGGQKEADVSFHSGNMPLAPISLGEKVRLQSPSLNLSEEERQRIRGAADAQALRLKHHDFALHAARQPAETQARDVYDALEQARIESVGARHMKGVAANLRHRLEQDIRASGLDRMTEASQLSPVVGLELLAREKLTGQPVPEPAQAILEKWKQTLPPNALSALDEMAKHQTDQAAYARASRQLMAACALTEDDTASEDMDANNDSSQAADSQDDSNPPPPDQEENTSPQQEEQEEEISQPQLMAGSSESSSEFAEEERDASMGEGTGEAAGPGRQPENEPGLTARGYHPYTTQFDEEIRAEELCDPEELSRLRHQLDLQLATLHGVVSRLANRLQRRLMAQQTRSWSFDLEEGILDAGRLSRIVVNPMLSLSYKQEKDTEFRDTVVTLLIDNSGSMRGRPISVAASCGDILARTLERCGVKVEILGFTTRAWKGGQSRELWLQNGKPPEPGRLNDLRHIIYKSADMPWRRARTNLGLMLREGLLKENIDGEALLWAWNRIKNRQEARKILMVISDGAPVDDSTLSVNPASYLEDHLRAVIDMIENRSPVELTAIGIGHDVTRYYQKAVTITDAEELGGTMLQSLSALFEEKRRPRKRAR; the protein is encoded by the coding sequence ATGGCTGATCGCACCAAAGGCCCGTCTGCTCCCAACACACCGTCTCTCTCTCGGGAGCAGGCGGAAAAACGGGCGGATACTTTCAAACAGGCCACATCTGCCGCTTTACGCGCCATAGGCGGACAAAAAGAGGCGGATGTTTCCTTCCACAGTGGCAACATGCCGCTGGCCCCGATCAGCCTTGGGGAAAAGGTGCGGCTCCAATCTCCCTCTCTCAATCTGAGTGAGGAAGAAAGGCAGCGCATTCGTGGCGCAGCAGATGCACAGGCGCTGCGCCTGAAACACCATGACTTTGCCCTGCACGCTGCCCGCCAACCTGCCGAAACGCAGGCGCGTGATGTGTATGATGCGCTGGAACAAGCTAGAATCGAATCTGTAGGCGCGCGCCACATGAAAGGCGTGGCGGCCAACCTGCGGCATCGGCTTGAACAAGATATACGTGCATCCGGGCTAGATCGGATGACAGAGGCCTCTCAGCTTTCCCCTGTGGTTGGGCTGGAACTGCTGGCGCGTGAAAAACTGACAGGCCAACCAGTTCCTGAACCTGCGCAGGCCATTTTAGAAAAATGGAAGCAGACGCTGCCACCCAACGCGTTAAGCGCCTTGGATGAAATGGCAAAGCACCAGACGGATCAGGCCGCATATGCACGCGCCAGCCGTCAACTTATGGCTGCCTGCGCCCTGACAGAAGATGACACGGCATCTGAAGACATGGATGCCAACAACGATTCTTCCCAAGCTGCCGATTCGCAAGATGATTCAAACCCACCACCTCCAGATCAGGAAGAAAATACATCTCCTCAACAGGAGGAGCAGGAAGAGGAAATCTCTCAACCTCAACTGATGGCAGGCAGTAGCGAATCTTCTTCAGAATTTGCAGAAGAAGAACGTGATGCCAGCATGGGAGAAGGTACGGGGGAAGCCGCAGGCCCCGGCCGCCAGCCGGAAAATGAACCCGGCCTGACAGCCAGAGGCTACCACCCCTACACCACCCAGTTTGATGAAGAAATTCGCGCAGAAGAACTGTGTGATCCAGAAGAACTCTCTCGCCTGCGGCACCAGCTTGATCTGCAATTAGCCACCTTGCATGGTGTGGTATCTCGGCTTGCCAACCGGCTCCAGCGCCGTTTGATGGCGCAGCAAACCCGCTCTTGGTCTTTCGATCTGGAAGAAGGCATTCTGGATGCAGGCCGCCTGTCCCGCATTGTGGTCAACCCCATGCTCTCCCTATCCTATAAGCAGGAAAAGGATACGGAATTCCGCGATACGGTTGTAACCCTGCTGATTGATAATTCCGGCTCCATGCGCGGACGGCCTATTTCTGTTGCCGCATCGTGCGGGGATATTCTGGCCCGCACGCTGGAACGCTGCGGCGTAAAAGTGGAAATTCTGGGCTTTACCACTCGCGCATGGAAAGGTGGCCAAAGCCGGGAACTCTGGTTGCAAAACGGCAAGCCGCCTGAACCGGGCCGCCTGAATGATTTGCGCCACATTATCTATAAATCAGCAGATATGCCGTGGCGGCGTGCGCGCACCAATCTGGGCCTGATGCTGCGTGAAGGCCTGCTGAAAGAAAACATAGATGGTGAAGCCCTGCTTTGGGCATGGAATCGCATTAAAAACCGGCAGGAAGCCCGCAAGATTTTGATGGTGATTTCAGATGGCGCGCCAGTGGATGACAGCACACTTTCCGTCAATCCGGCATCCTATTTGGAAGATCACCTGCGCGCTGTTATCGATATGATCGAAAACCGTAGCCCGGTGGAACTCACTGCCATTGGTATTGGGCACGATGTTACCCGCTATTACCAAAAAGCCGTTACCATTACAGATGCGGAGGAACTGGGGGGAACTATGCTCCAGTCCCTTTCCGCTCTGTTTGAAGAAAAACGCCGGCCGCGCAAACGCGCACGTTAA
- the cobS gene encoding cobaltochelatase subunit CobS — protein sequence MTDISSQSNASELPPISAISVPDMEVSVRDVFGLDSDMKVPAFSIRTEHVPEVDKAYLFDHDTTLAILAGFAFNRRVMVQGFHGTGKSSHIEQIAARLNWPCIRINLDSHISRIDLIGKDAIVVKDGQQITEFQEGLLPWCLQRPCALVFDEYDAGRADVMFVIQRVLEVEGKLTLLDQNRVISPNPFFRLFATANTVGLGDTTGLYHGTQQINQAQMDRWNIVTSLNYLPHQQEVGIVCARLGIAEDDKATRDKIDNMVALAALTRSGFMAGDLSTVMSPRGVIAWAENDRIFKDVAFAFRVTFLNKCDEAERGMVAEYYQRCFNASPLPGRTA from the coding sequence ATGACGGATATTTCCAGCCAGTCCAACGCTTCCGAACTCCCGCCCATTTCAGCCATTTCTGTACCAGATATGGAAGTAAGTGTGCGTGATGTGTTCGGCCTTGATTCTGACATGAAGGTGCCTGCCTTTTCCATTCGCACAGAACATGTGCCAGAAGTGGATAAAGCTTATCTGTTCGACCACGATACCACGCTGGCCATTCTGGCAGGCTTTGCCTTCAACCGCCGCGTGATGGTGCAGGGCTTCCATGGCACCGGCAAATCCTCCCACATTGAACAGATTGCCGCACGACTGAACTGGCCGTGCATTCGCATCAATCTGGACAGCCACATTTCGCGCATTGATCTGATTGGCAAGGACGCCATTGTGGTGAAGGACGGCCAGCAGATTACCGAATTTCAGGAAGGCCTGCTGCCGTGGTGCCTTCAGCGCCCCTGCGCACTGGTGTTTGATGAATACGATGCAGGCCGCGCTGATGTGATGTTTGTGATCCAGCGCGTGCTGGAAGTAGAAGGCAAACTGACCCTTCTAGACCAAAACCGCGTGATCTCCCCCAACCCGTTCTTCCGCCTGTTTGCCACGGCCAACACCGTTGGGCTGGGTGATACAACCGGGCTGTATCACGGCACGCAGCAGATCAACCAAGCCCAGATGGATAGGTGGAATATTGTCACCTCCCTAAACTATCTGCCGCACCAGCAGGAAGTGGGCATTGTATGCGCGCGTCTGGGCATTGCAGAAGATGACAAAGCCACCCGTGATAAAATTGATAACATGGTGGCGCTAGCAGCCCTCACCCGCTCCGGCTTTATGGCGGGAGACCTCTCCACCGTTATGTCTCCACGTGGGGTTATTGCCTGGGCGGAAAATGACCGCATCTTCAAAGATGTGGCCTTTGCCTTCCGCGTCACCTTCCTGAACAAGTGTGATGAAGCCGAACGCGGCATGGTAGCAGAGTATTATCAGCGCTGCTTCAATGCCAGTCCGCTGCCCGGCCGCACTGCCTGA
- a CDS encoding J domain-containing protein has product MIKRRNTRPRAFDPDPDAPARCCDMPSCQEQAGYRAPRSRDALNQYYWFCLNHVREYNARWDYYKGMSPGQIEAHLRADIGWDRPTWAFGQSAKGAKRATPNEEDILDPLDILGQNRRSRAERARAQAYQERTSAPAALREPLAILGLSWPVSMEEAKSHYRALARKHHPDTNNGDRNAEERLKKINVAFTIVKTHLLTESLEKAL; this is encoded by the coding sequence ATGATTAAACGTAGGAACACCCGCCCCCGCGCGTTCGATCCTGATCCTGATGCACCAGCACGTTGCTGTGACATGCCGAGCTGTCAGGAACAGGCTGGTTACCGTGCCCCTCGCTCGCGCGATGCGCTGAACCAGTATTACTGGTTCTGCCTCAACCATGTTCGGGAATATAATGCGCGGTGGGATTATTATAAAGGCATGAGCCCTGGCCAGATTGAAGCGCATCTGCGCGCAGATATCGGGTGGGACCGGCCAACATGGGCTTTTGGCCAAAGCGCCAAAGGTGCAAAGCGCGCTACACCCAATGAAGAGGATATTCTAGACCCGCTGGATATTCTGGGCCAGAACCGCCGCTCCCGTGCGGAGCGCGCACGTGCGCAGGCTTATCAGGAGCGCACATCCGCCCCTGCGGCATTGCGGGAACCTTTGGCAATTCTGGGGCTTTCTTGGCCTGTCAGTATGGAAGAAGCCAAAAGCCATTACCGGGCATTGGCGCGCAAACACCATCCGGACACCAATAACGGAGACCGGAATGCCGAAGAACGGCTTAAAAAAATCAATGTTGCCTTCACGATTGTGAAGACCCATCTCTTAACCGAAAGCCTCGAAAAAGCGCTGTAA
- a CDS encoding BolA family protein: MTSLSDSSALSKAEGVRMQRVRNILEKTFNPIVLEIEDESHRHAHHKAMVRGPEAGATETHFRVLMVSAAFEGVNRVNRSRMVHEALAPEFSSGLHALALTLRTPQESEKVA; the protein is encoded by the coding sequence ATGACTAGTCTTTCAGATTCTTCGGCTCTTTCCAAGGCAGAAGGTGTGCGTATGCAGCGGGTTCGTAATATTCTGGAAAAAACATTCAACCCCATTGTGTTGGAAATTGAGGATGAAAGCCACCGCCACGCACATCATAAAGCCATGGTTCGCGGTCCAGAGGCAGGCGCCACGGAAACGCATTTTCGGGTGCTTATGGTTTCTGCCGCTTTTGAAGGCGTGAACCGCGTGAATCGCTCCCGCATGGTGCATGAAGCTTTAGCCCCGGAATTTTCCAGCGGTTTGCATGCGCTGGCTCTTACCCTGCGTACACCGCAGGAATCCGAGAAGGTGGCATAA